A portion of the Corynebacterium heidelbergense genome contains these proteins:
- a CDS encoding MalY/PatB family protein — translation MTGSQPHTSAQSSDNPLVNRDPQPLQTHCDLEVTVPSVETLRSRGTMKWTAYPPDVLPLWVAESDFDTCPEVFRAITNGVSREYFGYHAHDHLVEKALSTFCSQRFDWDVQPEWVRVLPDVVKGVAVAIDELTPEGSAIVLPVPSYHPFFDVPRATKRPCIKVPMIRADIPGCGEQWTFDLEGLEAAFTSTEHEAGVGSLILCSPYNPLGRVFSAEELENVVELAARHGVRVISDEIHSPVVLGEHPHIPTASISETAARQTVTVTATSKGWNTAGLQCAQMILSNPKDREIMCKVHPLRTGIGSTLGRVAAAAAYTQGVAWLDNQIEVLRDNVEYLVQRIPEVFPGAEFTPPQATYLMWVDLSGVAGLADRPAHTILEQARVAFAEGTNYGAQGAGCVRINFATSREILEEAFARIEKVDFGGYA, via the coding sequence ATGACAGGTTCCCAGCCCCACACTTCCGCGCAGTCTTCAGATAACCCCCTGGTCAACCGCGATCCCCAGCCGTTGCAGACGCATTGCGACCTGGAAGTGACCGTGCCCTCCGTGGAGACGTTGCGCTCCCGGGGCACGATGAAATGGACCGCCTATCCCCCGGACGTGCTTCCGCTGTGGGTGGCAGAATCGGATTTCGATACCTGCCCCGAAGTATTTCGGGCCATTACAAACGGCGTTTCACGGGAATACTTTGGCTATCATGCCCACGATCATCTCGTCGAAAAGGCACTCAGCACGTTTTGCTCCCAGCGGTTCGATTGGGATGTGCAACCCGAGTGGGTCCGGGTACTGCCGGACGTGGTGAAAGGCGTGGCAGTCGCGATCGACGAGCTGACGCCCGAAGGGTCTGCGATCGTTCTCCCCGTTCCCAGCTATCACCCCTTCTTCGACGTACCAAGAGCCACAAAGCGTCCGTGTATCAAGGTTCCGATGATACGGGCGGACATTCCGGGCTGCGGAGAGCAGTGGACTTTCGACCTGGAGGGTTTGGAGGCCGCGTTTACATCAACGGAACATGAGGCTGGAGTGGGGTCCCTCATTCTGTGCAGCCCCTACAACCCTTTGGGGCGGGTATTTAGCGCCGAGGAGTTGGAAAACGTTGTGGAGCTAGCTGCCCGGCACGGAGTGCGGGTCATCTCCGATGAAATCCACTCCCCCGTTGTCCTCGGCGAACACCCGCACATCCCCACCGCCAGCATCTCGGAGACCGCCGCTCGCCAAACAGTGACGGTCACCGCCACGTCCAAGGGCTGGAACACCGCCGGACTGCAGTGCGCCCAAATGATCCTGAGCAACCCCAAAGACCGGGAGATCATGTGCAAGGTGCATCCGCTGCGCACGGGCATCGGTTCCACCCTGGGCAGGGTGGCCGCTGCGGCCGCGTACACCCAGGGGGTTGCCTGGCTGGACAACCAAATCGAGGTCTTGCGCGACAACGTGGAGTACCTCGTCCAGCGGATTCCAGAGGTCTTCCCCGGAGCTGAGTTCACGCCTCCCCAGGCGACGTATCTGATGTGGGTTGACCTTAGCGGTGTTGCCGGACTTGCGGACCGTCCCGCCCACACGATCCTGGAGCAGGCTCGGGTCGCCTTCGCCGAGGGCACCAACTACGGGGCCCAGGGGGCGGGCTGCGTGAGAATCAACTTCGCGACCAGCCGGGAAATCCTCGAGGAGGCTTTCGCCCGGATCGAAAAAGTGGACTTCGGGGGCTACGCTTAG
- a CDS encoding carboxylesterase family protein, with product MPMSQPVDDPRPIAITARGPVQGSVLCPGVAHWRAVPCRAEPTCTADLFSPPRSPAPWGEPLDCSSTRMGTDATISITAPRAAASAGGAPDESAAGRNRPGLYPVVVFVHGGRFEEGHGDAPWYRGEAFARSGCVLVTVNYRKRFEGFLPLSRESVPGSLAVSSREDAREGHPYFRGAEDVVFALQWIRDNIAAFGGDPANVTAMGQSAGAALVLWTLCDLRGADLINRAVVMSPGFPRTPWFRRARCAEGFLGGPLTVDHLSTLSEAQLLRAYLRFARMFPSDCAVGPYPFDPARLANVPLLIGTMQGEFLGIGVTERIDRLSSSHRALPRTLGKAITRAGLSVLGVPPERGQREGWLQAARGEPVPRPLGRAASDLTIRQWAISTLEARGSHGRTWAYEFYGGAGDSRARGTDAQHCGDLPLVFDCLSVGPVSVNLFCGPNAPERLQPLADRFHSLVANFAHGMAPDWPEYSPTSERLAKQFDMNTCAEQVVKDGFTAVRRFFPRPDPSS from the coding sequence ATGCCCATGTCACAGCCTGTGGACGATCCCCGGCCGATTGCCATCACCGCCAGGGGCCCTGTGCAAGGCAGTGTACTGTGCCCCGGCGTGGCTCACTGGCGTGCCGTCCCCTGCCGGGCGGAACCGACCTGCACCGCAGATCTGTTCTCCCCGCCGAGGTCCCCCGCACCGTGGGGGGAGCCACTGGATTGTTCGAGTACGCGCATGGGTACGGACGCCACCATCTCCATTACCGCGCCCCGTGCCGCCGCGTCTGCCGGTGGAGCCCCAGACGAATCAGCGGCCGGCAGGAACAGACCCGGCCTCTATCCAGTCGTGGTCTTCGTCCACGGCGGCCGCTTCGAGGAGGGTCACGGGGATGCCCCCTGGTACCGCGGGGAGGCCTTCGCCCGCTCCGGTTGCGTACTGGTCACCGTCAATTATCGAAAGCGTTTCGAGGGGTTCCTGCCCCTGTCCAGGGAATCGGTACCTGGGAGCTTGGCGGTCTCTTCTCGTGAGGACGCCAGGGAGGGGCACCCCTACTTCCGCGGAGCCGAGGACGTCGTCTTCGCCCTCCAGTGGATCCGAGACAATATCGCCGCCTTTGGCGGGGACCCGGCAAATGTCACCGCCATGGGACAATCCGCGGGAGCCGCCTTGGTTCTGTGGACATTATGCGATCTCCGCGGCGCTGACCTCATCAACCGGGCTGTGGTCATGTCCCCGGGTTTCCCGCGGACCCCGTGGTTTCGCCGGGCGCGGTGTGCGGAGGGTTTCCTCGGCGGCCCGCTGACAGTGGATCACCTCAGTACGCTCTCCGAAGCACAGTTGCTCCGGGCCTACCTGCGCTTTGCCCGCATGTTCCCCAGCGACTGCGCAGTCGGCCCATACCCCTTCGATCCCGCGAGACTGGCCAATGTTCCACTGTTGATCGGCACGATGCAGGGGGAATTCCTGGGCATCGGGGTCACAGAGCGGATCGACCGGTTGAGTTCCAGCCACCGGGCCTTGCCTCGAACGCTCGGCAAGGCGATTACCCGCGCGGGGCTGTCTGTTCTGGGCGTCCCACCAGAGCGTGGCCAACGCGAAGGGTGGCTTCAGGCCGCCCGAGGTGAACCGGTCCCCCGCCCATTGGGCCGGGCAGCAAGTGATCTGACCATCCGGCAGTGGGCCATTAGCACCCTGGAAGCCCGCGGCAGCCACGGCCGGACGTGGGCGTACGAGTTCTACGGCGGCGCTGGGGACAGCCGGGCCCGGGGCACCGACGCTCAACACTGCGGGGACTTGCCACTGGTCTTCGATTGCCTCTCCGTTGGCCCAGTGAGCGTCAACTTGTTCTGCGGCCCGAATGCACCAGAGCGTTTGCAGCCATTGGCAGATCGGTTTCATTCTCTGGTGGCGAATTTTGCCCACGGGATGGCCCCGGATTGGCCAGAGTACAGCCCCACGTCTGAGCGCCTGGCCAAACAATTCGACATGAATACGTGTGCTGAACAGGTGGTGAAGGACGGGTTCACTGCCGTTCGGCGGTTCTTCCCGCGGCCCGACCCGAGCAGTTAA
- a CDS encoding M3 family metallopeptidase, whose product MEDFLNASDLPYGLPDFGSITLDSLVPAFRTAVVDHAAEIEAIAVNPAEPTWENTMEALESAGQMLHRVCAIVFNYAGTLADGEVQAVEAAVSPELAAHMSRIALNEQLWRRVQSMPEQPEGSEEAALLEHWRKRFVRGGANLSGEQRDKLATIDARLAELCTGFGTSLQRATQANAVLLAEEETAGLDAATIQRLAAAAAAAGHPEGTYLVHLGLPSVQPILAELEKPAARRKVYEGSLHRSDGVNDAAILDIARLRAQRAELLGYANHAEFVVEDETAGSVSAVEGLLNQLTPAAVANALGEHKRLVDKAAEDGGSPSAAGNDADAMGAADWSFWDARLRAEELSVDETEIRQYFQLDRVLVDGAFYAAKRLYGIDVAPREDLAGYHEDVRVWEVREADGRPIGLLLTDMFARPTKRGGAWMSSFQEQSHLLGTLPVVVNVMNIAKPAPAADGSPGVALLSMDEVKTVFHEFGHALHGLLSDVRYPSLSGTNVPRDFVEFPSQINENWALEPEVLRNYARHVDTGEELPADYAAAVAKQAQWGQGFATTEYLAACWVDMAWHTLSAEEAAAIDDVAAFEERAVERAGVGVDKLIAPRYRSAYFNHIFSSGLGYSAGYWSYLWAEVLDADGFQAFVDTGAAHGAEAAMEGRVRAVADADPEDVRFAGDRFRRMILSRGASIDYEDAFWMFRGKQRSVQPLLERRGLAGAIAPGAADGPKHD is encoded by the coding sequence ATGGAGGACTTCCTGAACGCATCTGACCTGCCCTACGGCCTGCCGGATTTCGGATCCATCACCTTGGACTCCCTCGTTCCGGCCTTCCGCACCGCAGTGGTCGACCACGCAGCGGAGATTGAGGCCATCGCCGTCAACCCGGCCGAGCCCACGTGGGAGAACACGATGGAAGCCCTCGAATCGGCCGGGCAAATGCTGCACCGCGTCTGCGCCATTGTGTTCAACTACGCCGGGACCCTGGCCGATGGGGAAGTACAGGCCGTCGAGGCAGCCGTCTCGCCCGAGCTGGCCGCCCACATGTCCCGCATCGCACTCAACGAGCAGCTATGGCGCCGCGTGCAGAGCATGCCGGAGCAGCCCGAGGGCAGCGAGGAGGCGGCGCTGCTGGAGCATTGGCGCAAGCGCTTTGTGCGCGGTGGTGCGAACTTAAGCGGTGAACAGCGCGACAAGCTGGCGACCATCGACGCTCGCCTCGCCGAACTGTGCACCGGGTTCGGGACCTCCCTGCAGCGGGCCACGCAGGCCAATGCTGTGCTGCTCGCGGAGGAGGAAACTGCTGGCCTAGATGCGGCCACCATCCAGCGCCTCGCCGCCGCCGCCGCCGCAGCCGGGCACCCAGAGGGGACGTACCTGGTGCACCTCGGCCTGCCGAGCGTGCAGCCCATCTTGGCGGAACTAGAAAAGCCTGCTGCTCGACGGAAGGTCTACGAGGGTTCCCTGCACCGCAGCGACGGCGTGAACGACGCCGCCATCTTGGACATCGCGCGCCTGCGCGCGCAGCGAGCGGAGCTGCTGGGTTACGCCAATCACGCCGAGTTCGTGGTGGAGGACGAGACCGCGGGCAGCGTGTCCGCCGTGGAGGGGCTGCTTAACCAGTTGACCCCGGCGGCGGTGGCCAACGCGCTCGGCGAGCACAAGCGACTGGTAGACAAGGCTGCGGAGGATGGCGGGTCCCCCAGCGCGGCAGGCAATGATGCGGATGCCATGGGGGCCGCCGATTGGTCCTTTTGGGACGCCAGGCTGCGCGCCGAGGAGCTTTCCGTCGACGAAACAGAGATCCGGCAGTACTTTCAACTGGACCGGGTGCTGGTCGATGGCGCTTTCTACGCGGCAAAACGGCTCTACGGCATCGATGTTGCCCCGCGCGAGGACCTGGCGGGTTACCACGAGGACGTGCGGGTGTGGGAGGTGCGCGAAGCTGACGGGCGGCCCATCGGGTTGCTGCTGACGGACATGTTCGCCCGTCCCACGAAACGGGGTGGGGCCTGGATGAGCAGCTTCCAGGAGCAATCCCACCTGCTGGGCACCCTCCCGGTAGTGGTGAACGTCATGAATATCGCCAAGCCCGCGCCCGCCGCAGACGGCAGCCCCGGGGTGGCCTTGCTCAGCATGGATGAAGTCAAGACGGTTTTCCACGAGTTCGGACATGCCCTGCACGGCCTGCTTTCCGACGTCCGCTACCCGAGCCTGTCCGGGACGAATGTGCCCCGCGACTTCGTGGAATTTCCCTCCCAGATCAACGAAAACTGGGCGCTGGAACCGGAAGTGCTGCGCAACTACGCCCGGCACGTGGACACGGGGGAGGAGCTGCCCGCGGACTACGCGGCGGCGGTGGCCAAGCAGGCCCAGTGGGGCCAGGGCTTTGCCACGACGGAATACCTGGCCGCCTGCTGGGTGGACATGGCCTGGCACACGCTGAGCGCCGAGGAGGCTGCGGCGATCGATGACGTGGCGGCCTTTGAGGAACGGGCGGTGGAGCGCGCTGGTGTGGGCGTCGATAAATTAATTGCGCCTCGGTACCGATCCGCGTACTTCAACCACATCTTCAGCAGCGGGCTCGGGTACTCCGCCGGGTACTGGTCCTACCTATGGGCGGAGGTGCTGGACGCCGACGGGTTTCAGGCCTTTGTGGATACCGGGGCCGCCCACGGGGCCGAAGCGGCAATGGAAGGGCGAGTGCGGGCGGTAGCGGACGCGGATCCGGAGGACGTGCGCTTCGCCGGGGATCGTTTCCGACGGATGATCCTCTCGCGCGGGGCCAGCATCGATTACGAAGATGCCTTCTGGATGTTCCGCGGCAAGCAGCGCAGTGTGCAACCCTTGCTGGAACGGCGAGGGTTAGCTGGCGCGATCGCGCCGGGTGCTGCGGATGGGCCAAAGCATGATTGA